In a single window of the Litorilituus sediminis genome:
- a CDS encoding tetratricopeptide repeat-containing diguanylate cyclase, translating into MTNKVRKSSISQRIYFLLSLLLCLTFAIPSYAINAHPPWLQQSFDQVDILDKKDPKLALDFAQKLLAEKGDSMSDYDKTALYERLARYCTYLGEFTLGQEYIKQGFALKPDPASSIGISLKLSQASILDELGNSEQALNLYFEAEQLAKDSENSKMLADTYSYLANSYSLNHNDIEALKYFHQAYLLLEKLGDDLELAYLKAQMATSYSFINDDEKAISLATEVIQYFLANEYYFDALYAQSGLANDYLRMKDYQQAEIEFKKVIELTKKLGKSDSIYTAYIGLAKVYFHLEQNDKARYYYQLYESKRHQAPPPYTVIHDAIFVAQVELADENIDKVKQAISIAEQALTKFEQEKALSWYSSLYDLKSKLAKLENNYQAAYEYQSEYIRIKALYHNEERERVRSKYKVMFDTDQALLQNQLLERDKQLDKIALENAQNKQWLQNIIIIVAIIFVIILSAFIYRQVRTSKTLHKLANTDTLTELANRRFSFLYAEKMMSLAIREQEDFAIVVFDVDHFKQVNDKYGHAGGDIALKALAITASEYVRNKDILGRIGGEEFLLVLPNTSAKQATVIAERIRLAIANKVLTINEQQTNITASFGVAELSATRASFNQLFYDADIALYQAKEKGRNQVVVATS; encoded by the coding sequence ATGACAAATAAAGTTCGTAAAAGCAGCATATCTCAACGAATTTACTTTTTGTTGTCTTTATTATTGTGCCTAACGTTTGCCATACCAAGTTATGCCATTAATGCTCACCCGCCCTGGTTACAACAATCTTTCGATCAAGTCGATATTTTAGATAAAAAAGACCCTAAGCTCGCCCTAGACTTTGCGCAAAAGTTATTGGCAGAGAAGGGTGATAGTATGAGCGATTATGACAAAACGGCTTTATATGAACGCTTAGCGCGCTATTGTACCTATTTAGGCGAATTCACTTTAGGACAAGAGTACATAAAGCAAGGTTTTGCTTTAAAACCGGATCCTGCTAGCAGCATTGGTATCTCGCTCAAGTTATCGCAAGCAAGTATTCTCGATGAACTTGGTAACTCAGAGCAAGCGTTAAACCTCTACTTTGAAGCGGAACAACTGGCAAAAGATAGTGAAAACTCTAAGATGCTAGCTGATACCTACTCATACTTGGCCAATTCCTATTCATTAAACCACAATGATATCGAGGCGCTAAAGTATTTTCACCAAGCTTATTTGCTGTTGGAAAAGTTAGGCGATGACCTTGAACTAGCCTACCTAAAAGCGCAAATGGCAACCTCTTACTCTTTTATCAATGATGATGAAAAAGCCATATCGCTTGCAACCGAAGTTATCCAATACTTTTTAGCAAACGAATATTACTTCGATGCTTTATATGCACAAAGTGGCTTAGCCAATGACTATTTAAGGATGAAAGATTATCAACAAGCGGAAATAGAATTTAAAAAAGTTATTGAGCTAACTAAAAAGCTTGGTAAATCTGATTCAATCTACACGGCCTATATTGGTTTAGCCAAAGTCTACTTCCATCTAGAACAAAATGATAAGGCGAGATATTACTACCAACTCTATGAATCTAAAAGACACCAAGCACCGCCCCCTTATACGGTAATTCATGATGCAATTTTTGTAGCGCAAGTTGAATTAGCCGATGAAAATATAGATAAGGTCAAGCAAGCTATCAGTATAGCTGAGCAAGCATTAACAAAGTTTGAACAAGAAAAAGCCCTATCTTGGTACTCTTCTCTCTATGACCTTAAATCTAAGTTGGCTAAGCTGGAAAACAATTATCAAGCCGCTTATGAGTATCAATCTGAATATATTCGCATTAAGGCGCTCTATCATAATGAAGAACGTGAACGAGTGCGCTCAAAATACAAGGTCATGTTTGATACCGACCAAGCGCTACTTCAAAATCAATTATTAGAACGTGATAAGCAATTAGATAAAATTGCCTTAGAGAATGCCCAAAATAAGCAATGGCTACAGAACATTATTATTATCGTGGCGATTATCTTCGTAATAATTTTGAGTGCTTTTATCTACCGACAAGTGCGCACCAGTAAAACACTACATAAATTAGCGAACACAGATACTTTAACTGAGCTAGCCAACAGACGTTTTAGCTTTCTTTATGCTGAAAAAATGATGTCGTTGGCAATTCGTGAACAAGAAGATTTTGCCATTGTTGTTTTTGACGTTGATCATTTTAAGCAAGTTAATGATAAGTATGGTCATGCTGGAGGAGATATAGCACTGAAAGCCCTCGCCATAACTGCCAGTGAATATGTAAGAAACAAAGATATCTTAGGGCGTATTGGCGGTGAAGAATTCTTACTTGTCTTACCTAATACCTCTGCTAAACAAGCAACAGTAATCGCCGAACGAATACGCTTAGCAATTGCCAATAAAGTGCTAACAATTAATGAGCAACAAACCAATATTACCGCAAGCTTTGGTGTTGCCGAGCTCAGCGCAACACGCGCTAGCTTTAATCAATTATTTTATGATGCTGATATTGCCCTTTATCAAGCAAAAGAGAAAGGGCG
- a CDS encoding NAD(P)/FAD-dependent oxidoreductase, which translates to MYDPLHHAFPGHGEAYPNSYWAETALQSSAPDNAPPEDDGAITTDISVDVAIIGAGYTGLSCALHLAREHHINAHVLEANQTAWGCSGRNAGFILKSSGRKTYASMQAKWGEEVMRGIYAEMCAGVDTVNALIAEGIDCQVQTPGYLKVAHKPSMYRALQAQAKLQQDMFAYDIECLSQTQVRQQYMDDQNAYGALRFNDGFGLNPLKLAWGYHQLARAAGAKIHTSSPVIDWQTVNKKQRLITPKGIVTADKVVIATNGYTPKGFHSLTESKTLPVLSQIIVTEPLTDEQIAACNWLTANVVMDTRALKYYYRKLPDNRILFGGRGAITGKKADDPYYPKRLLSVLKSSFPALKNLNYQYAWSGWICMSLDDIPHIYQNDDGSVFYAMGYCGSGVSFSAQAGKRLAEKVAGQAVPNLPLYQSPLPKFPFAPLRRLGQWGYFHYGKFKDTYL; encoded by the coding sequence ATGTACGATCCTTTACATCATGCTTTTCCTGGTCATGGTGAAGCTTACCCAAATAGTTACTGGGCTGAAACCGCTTTACAATCGTCAGCTCCCGATAACGCACCGCCTGAAGATGATGGTGCTATCACAACGGATATCAGTGTTGATGTTGCTATTATCGGCGCTGGTTATACCGGGTTATCCTGTGCTTTGCATTTAGCCAGAGAGCATCATATTAACGCGCATGTACTTGAAGCGAATCAAACCGCTTGGGGTTGTAGCGGACGAAATGCTGGCTTTATTTTAAAGTCATCGGGTAGAAAAACTTACGCTAGCATGCAGGCTAAGTGGGGTGAGGAGGTCATGCGCGGTATTTACGCGGAAATGTGTGCCGGTGTTGATACCGTTAATGCCTTGATTGCGGAGGGGATTGATTGCCAAGTTCAAACACCTGGCTATTTAAAAGTTGCTCATAAACCAAGCATGTATAGAGCATTGCAGGCGCAAGCTAAGCTACAACAGGATATGTTTGCTTACGATATAGAGTGTTTATCACAAACGCAGGTACGACAGCAGTACATGGATGATCAAAATGCTTATGGTGCCCTTCGTTTTAACGATGGTTTTGGCTTAAACCCATTAAAATTAGCTTGGGGTTATCATCAGCTAGCAAGAGCTGCTGGGGCGAAAATACATACCAGCTCTCCTGTTATAGATTGGCAAACCGTTAACAAGAAGCAGAGATTAATAACCCCTAAAGGTATAGTTACCGCAGATAAGGTGGTGATTGCCACTAATGGTTATACACCAAAAGGCTTTCACTCTTTAACTGAAAGTAAAACCTTACCTGTACTCTCGCAAATTATTGTTACTGAGCCTTTAACTGATGAGCAAATTGCTGCATGTAATTGGCTCACCGCTAATGTCGTAATGGATACTAGGGCGTTGAAGTATTACTATCGCAAGTTGCCTGATAATCGCATTCTTTTTGGTGGTCGGGGCGCGATAACGGGTAAGAAAGCAGATGATCCCTATTATCCAAAACGCTTGTTATCAGTGCTGAAATCAAGTTTCCCGGCATTAAAAAATCTTAACTATCAATATGCGTGGTCAGGTTGGATTTGTATGTCGTTAGATGATATACCGCATATATATCAAAACGATGACGGCAGTGTTTTTTATGCCATGGGTTATTGTGGTAGCGGCGTGTCTTTTTCTGCTCAGGCGGGTAAACGTTTAGCTGAAAAAGTTGCTGGGCAAGCCGTGCCAAATTTACCTTTATATCAATCGCCTTTGCCTAAATTTCCCTTCGCGCCATTAAGGCGATTAGGGCAATGGGGTTATTTTCATTACGGTAAGTTTAAAGATACTTATCTGTAG
- a CDS encoding gamma-glutamylcyclotransferase family protein gives MEQLFSYGTLQLEQVQKDTFGRKLTGQLDTLIGFELSEVEITDPQVLASSGKAFHPIVKYTGKQTDKVEGTIFHITAEELAQSDAYEVDDYVRVKAKFISGKQAWIYICAKSKRP, from the coding sequence ATGGAGCAGTTATTTTCTTATGGCACTTTGCAGCTTGAGCAGGTGCAAAAAGATACCTTTGGCAGAAAATTAACAGGGCAATTAGATACCTTGATAGGCTTTGAGTTGTCTGAGGTAGAAATAACAGACCCGCAAGTGTTGGCAAGTAGTGGTAAGGCTTTTCATCCAATTGTTAAGTACACAGGCAAGCAAACGGATAAAGTAGAAGGGACTATTTTTCACATTACCGCAGAAGAGCTAGCCCAGTCAGATGCCTATGAGGTTGATGATTATGTTCGTGTTAAAGCAAAATTTATCTCAGGTAAGCAAGCTTGGATTTATATTTGTGCCAAATCAAAACGACCTTAA
- a CDS encoding beta-ketoacyl synthase chain length factor: MRFTIKKCVAWGGGLTTAQDWQAFAQHEQSLSQTQELPALKQMPAMQRRRLSPFAKLSLHCALEAADDCLTTVPSVFASRHGDLAKTSKLISDVASKEVLSPTQFGLSVHNAVGGLFSIYTGNKAPMSAVSAGEDTFFTALLDALCKLNSNDYKQILLVFTETKVPEIYQQYIQQDELDIACALLIESEQESHHQSQQTVFELAIEEKIPQENSAEANESARMQVLDFLAFYYSDNLQTLVESKRHLWRLARIADQK, encoded by the coding sequence TTGAGATTTACCATTAAAAAGTGTGTTGCTTGGGGTGGTGGTCTTACCACAGCGCAAGACTGGCAAGCCTTTGCTCAACACGAGCAATCTTTATCGCAAACACAAGAATTACCGGCATTAAAGCAAATGCCAGCGATGCAACGTAGACGTTTAAGCCCGTTTGCCAAGTTGTCGCTACATTGTGCGCTTGAGGCTGCTGATGATTGTTTAACGACAGTGCCGAGTGTTTTTGCCTCTCGCCATGGCGATTTAGCAAAAACGAGTAAACTTATCAGTGATGTCGCAAGCAAAGAAGTGCTTTCGCCGACCCAGTTTGGTTTATCTGTACATAATGCCGTTGGTGGCTTATTTAGTATTTATACTGGTAATAAGGCGCCAATGTCGGCAGTGTCTGCGGGTGAAGATACTTTTTTCACTGCGCTTTTAGATGCACTTTGTAAATTAAACAGCAATGATTATAAACAAATTTTATTGGTGTTTACTGAAACAAAAGTACCAGAGATATATCAGCAATATATACAGCAAGATGAGTTAGATATTGCCTGTGCGCTATTAATTGAAAGTGAGCAGGAAAGTCATCACCAGTCACAACAGACAGTGTTTGAACTAGCTATTGAAGAAAAAATACCGCAGGAAAATAGTGCTGAAGCTAATGAAAGCGCACGCATGCAAGTGCTTGACTTCTTAGCCTTTTATTACAGCGATAACCTGCAAACGTTGGTTGAATCTAAACGTCATTTATGGCGTCTAGCTAGAATAGCTGACCAGAAGTAA
- a CDS encoding phosphopantetheine-binding protein: MNALSDEVKQLIIDTLDLEDIEPADIDYEDALFVDGLGLDSIDALELGVAIKKAYNVKIDNNSEDSKQHFYSVKTLCEFIAENRA, from the coding sequence ATGAATGCGCTTAGCGATGAAGTAAAACAATTGATCATTGATACCTTAGATCTAGAAGATATTGAACCAGCCGATATTGATTATGAAGATGCATTATTTGTTGATGGTTTAGGTTTGGATTCAATCGATGCGCTAGAGTTAGGTGTTGCCATTAAGAAAGCGTATAACGTTAAGATTGACAATAATTCAGAAGACAGCAAACAGCACTTTTATTCAGTGAAAACTCTATGTGAGTTTATTGCTGAAAATCGCGCTTAA
- a CDS encoding acyl carrier protein, producing the protein MMNNDELFAMLKDILVDAFEVDEEDITLDANLYEDLDLDSIDAVDLVVKLREKTGKKIEPNDFKQVRTVDDVIVAIKKLLD; encoded by the coding sequence ATGATGAATAACGACGAATTATTTGCCATGTTAAAGGATATCTTAGTCGATGCTTTTGAAGTTGACGAAGAAGATATTACTTTAGATGCAAACCTATATGAAGATCTTGATTTAGACAGCATAGATGCGGTTGATTTAGTGGTTAAACTAAGAGAAAAAACCGGTAAAAAAATCGAGCCGAATGACTTTAAACAGGTACGTACAGTAGACGATGTCATCGTAGCGATTAAAAAGCTACTTGATTAA
- a CDS encoding AMP-binding protein, with protein MKFPQQSSQFIEQGVDFAQWQRQLVAYRDFFSKQNQQRWLLFVEDSYQFSLLFFALIAAKKQLILPPNGQPLQVKQCMAHADIFIGDLDGEADTDLDYPRFDIEQLAGIDMTSHDELSFDLHSKISFFTSGSSGQAKAIEKSFGQLVTEVEQLEQTFTAHFADNCIVMATVSHQHIYGLLFKLLWPLWAGRDLYLKTFAYPEHLVHQVKQTPNASICLISSPAYYHRLLADNVLADIKSQLSVLFSSGGPLNAQAAIDLQQSLGITPIEVYGSTETGGIAWRQRQSIDDDIWQVFSAIQCHNDDSEQRLSILSPYVDSAHWYRTDDRVELLDKQRFKLLGRADRIVKIEEKRCSLDEIGLRLVEHSFVEQAYVLVVGDADKRRTLAAVVELTEAGQEALATSVKFKFDRLLKAHLKQYFEAIVIPRKFRYLTQLPFNSQGKLNKKHLETLFD; from the coding sequence ATGAAATTTCCCCAGCAATCAAGTCAGTTTATCGAACAAGGTGTTGATTTTGCCCAGTGGCAGCGACAACTTGTTGCTTATCGCGACTTTTTTTCCAAACAAAATCAGCAGCGTTGGTTATTATTCGTTGAAGATAGTTATCAGTTTTCTTTGTTATTCTTTGCTTTAATTGCCGCGAAAAAACAGTTGATATTGCCGCCAAACGGTCAGCCTTTGCAAGTTAAGCAATGTATGGCACATGCTGATATTTTTATTGGCGATCTTGATGGCGAAGCTGATACTGACTTAGACTACCCTCGCTTTGATATTGAGCAATTAGCTGGTATTGACATGACCAGTCATGATGAGCTGTCATTTGATCTACACAGTAAGATAAGCTTTTTTACTTCAGGTTCGAGTGGACAAGCTAAAGCGATTGAAAAATCATTCGGACAACTTGTAACTGAAGTTGAACAATTAGAGCAAACATTTACCGCGCATTTTGCTGATAACTGTATTGTTATGGCGACGGTATCGCATCAACATATCTATGGTTTACTGTTTAAATTGTTGTGGCCTTTGTGGGCAGGGCGAGATTTATATTTAAAAACATTTGCTTACCCAGAGCACTTAGTACATCAGGTCAAGCAAACGCCAAATGCAAGCATTTGTTTAATATCAAGCCCAGCGTATTATCATCGCTTATTGGCTGATAACGTTTTAGCTGATATTAAATCTCAATTGTCAGTATTGTTTTCCTCTGGTGGGCCATTAAATGCTCAAGCGGCGATTGATTTGCAGCAAAGTTTAGGTATAACGCCAATTGAAGTGTATGGCAGCACTGAAACCGGTGGTATTGCTTGGCGACAACGTCAAAGCATTGATGATGATATATGGCAGGTATTTTCTGCCATTCAATGTCATAACGACGATAGCGAGCAGCGTTTATCTATTTTATCTCCTTATGTTGATAGCGCTCATTGGTATCGAACCGATGATAGAGTTGAGCTACTTGATAAACAAAGATTTAAACTGCTAGGCCGTGCTGATAGAATTGTCAAAATTGAAGAAAAGCGCTGTTCACTTGATGAAATTGGCCTGCGCTTAGTTGAACATAGCTTTGTTGAACAAGCCTATGTTCTTGTTGTTGGTGATGCAGATAAACGACGAACTTTAGCGGCGGTAGTAGAATTAACTGAGGCAGGCCAAGAAGCGCTTGCAACAAGTGTAAAGTTTAAGTTTGATCGATTACTTAAAGCGCATTTAAAACAGTACTTCGAGGCGATTGTTATCCCAAGGAAGTTTCGCTATTTGACGCAACTGCCTTTTAACAGCCAAGGAAAACTAAATAAAAAGCATTTGGAGACATTGTTTGACTGA
- a CDS encoding acyl-CoA synthetase has product MTDFVYKPQLSVLTQSEQRIELLLTIPENLYYFQGHFPQAAILPGVAQLDWVMQYLAEYFSVDTSTLQSVDALKFQHIVRPNYQVTLELSQIKYNKFAFSYHSAHGQHASGKVVLA; this is encoded by the coding sequence TTGACTGATTTCGTTTATAAGCCTCAACTTAGTGTGCTTACTCAGAGCGAACAGCGTATTGAGTTATTGCTAACTATACCCGAGAATTTATATTATTTTCAGGGGCATTTCCCACAGGCTGCTATTTTGCCTGGTGTTGCTCAATTAGATTGGGTTATGCAGTACTTAGCTGAATATTTTTCTGTTGATACCAGCACTTTGCAAAGTGTTGATGCCTTGAAGTTTCAACATATTGTTAGGCCAAATTACCAAGTAACACTAGAGTTAAGTCAAATAAAGTACAATAAATTTGCGTTTAGTTATCATTCAGCGCATGGTCAGCATGCATCAGGTAAGGTGGTATTGGCTTAA
- a CDS encoding glycosyltransferase family 2 protein, whose product MALSCETLVEITNQLNAAHFNYGFVIPNYNHHLVIAQTIAELVAFGLPIILVDDGSNEVTQQVLADIDQQYALVTLIRREQNGGKGAAVQTGLAAAIDAGWSHALQVDADGQHDLNDVTRMLSASLLQPKALISGQPIYDESISKGRYYGRFITHFWVYVETLSTEIKDSMCGFRVYPLGAYGELIKQTRLGNKMDFDIEVMVKMHWQNVPIHFIATKVHYPENGVSHFHVFDDNVLISLMHTRLFFGMLWRLPKLIWRKFSPLAT is encoded by the coding sequence ATGGCACTCTCTTGTGAAACCTTAGTAGAGATAACTAATCAACTTAATGCTGCACATTTTAACTATGGTTTTGTTATTCCAAATTACAATCATCACTTAGTGATAGCGCAAACGATTGCTGAGCTGGTTGCCTTTGGTTTACCGATTATTTTAGTTGATGATGGCAGTAATGAAGTAACGCAACAAGTCTTAGCAGACATAGATCAGCAGTACGCCTTAGTAACCTTGATTAGGCGTGAACAAAATGGCGGCAAAGGCGCGGCGGTACAAACAGGATTAGCAGCGGCTATTGATGCTGGCTGGAGCCATGCTCTGCAAGTGGATGCAGATGGTCAGCATGATTTAAATGATGTTACTCGCATGTTATCTGCCTCTTTATTGCAGCCCAAGGCACTGATTAGCGGTCAACCTATCTATGATGAGAGTATTTCTAAAGGGCGCTACTATGGCCGCTTTATAACGCACTTTTGGGTTTATGTTGAAACATTATCGACAGAGATTAAAGACTCTATGTGTGGCTTTCGGGTTTATCCGTTAGGCGCTTATGGTGAGTTGATTAAGCAAACTCGCTTGGGAAATAAAATGGACTTTGATATTGAGGTGATGGTGAAAATGCATTGGCAAAATGTGCCAATCCACTTTATTGCCACTAAAGTGCATTACCCAGAAAATGGTGTTTCTCATTTTCATGTGTTTGATGATAACGTCTTGATTTCTTTGATGCATACTCGATTATTCTTCGGCATGTTGTGGCGTTTACCAAAATTAATATGGCGTAAATTTTCGCCGCTAGCTACTTAG
- a CDS encoding family 2 glycosyl transferase, with translation MSSQQHWSKVKERGSMLGIETLVFVYKVFGKGFFKVCLTPVMFYFYLTGREARHATWYYLANYNASQGLAKLNGLAKFNQGFKVFFSFGLSIVDKFDAWLGKVNIDDIDIVNQAAYQELLEAQGSVIFSAHLGNMEVCRAIFSSGDNKRPLNVITYNEHTPSFNNFLKKVNAESAVNFVHINNFGPDDTIKLKQKIEDGESVVIFADRTSVNNPNSVNFAPFLGEQAPFAVGPFALASIMECKVFTMFCINENGKYRTYIDKLADPIKVKRKERQAYFKDLTERFAKCLEKHVKLAPYQWYNFFNFWHTVKKPEPQGNEE, from the coding sequence ATGAGTTCACAGCAGCATTGGTCAAAAGTTAAAGAGCGCGGCTCTATGCTTGGCATTGAAACCTTAGTCTTTGTTTATAAGGTGTTCGGTAAAGGCTTTTTTAAGGTGTGTTTAACACCTGTGATGTTTTATTTTTACCTTACTGGCCGAGAAGCGCGTCATGCCACTTGGTATTATTTAGCCAATTACAATGCTAGTCAGGGCTTAGCGAAACTTAATGGCTTAGCTAAGTTTAACCAAGGCTTTAAGGTGTTTTTCTCATTTGGTTTATCTATTGTCGATAAATTTGATGCTTGGCTTGGCAAGGTCAATATTGATGATATAGATATTGTTAACCAAGCGGCATATCAGGAATTGTTAGAAGCACAGGGCAGCGTAATTTTCAGTGCCCATTTAGGTAATATGGAAGTGTGCCGCGCTATTTTTAGTAGCGGTGATAATAAAAGACCACTTAATGTCATTACCTATAATGAACACACGCCGTCGTTTAATAACTTCTTAAAAAAAGTTAATGCTGAGTCTGCGGTGAACTTTGTTCATATCAATAACTTTGGTCCTGATGACACCATTAAGTTAAAACAAAAAATTGAAGACGGTGAATCGGTGGTAATATTTGCCGATAGAACTTCGGTTAATAACCCAAATAGTGTTAACTTTGCCCCGTTTTTAGGTGAGCAAGCGCCTTTTGCTGTTGGGCCATTTGCCTTAGCAAGTATTATGGAATGTAAGGTGTTTACCATGTTTTGTATAAACGAAAACGGTAAATACCGTACTTATATTGATAAGTTAGCAGATCCTATCAAGGTGAAACGTAAAGAAAGACAAGCATATTTTAAAGATTTAACTGAGCGCTTTGCTAAGTGCTTAGAAAAACATGTAAAGTTAGCCCCTTATCAATGGTATAACTTTTTTAATTTTTGGCATACGGTTAAAAAGCCTGAACCTCAGGGTAATGAAGAGTAA
- a CDS encoding HAL/PAL/TAL family ammonia-lyase yields the protein MSTTEQANIVFGQGRLTIEDIVSVVKNKAKVSLSDDAEFCEKVDKGVAFLDKLLEEEGHIYGVTTGYGDSCTVEVPMSLVEELPMHLTRFHGCGLGKFFTIEQGKMILAARLASLSQGFSGVSWDLLNLLVELVNRDIVPVIPEEGSVGASGDLTPLSYVAGTLLGERDTYYQGEIVNAGEAFEKEGLKPIKLRPKEGLAIMNGTAVMTALACQAYDRAQYASKLMTRITALSSLALKGNSHHFDDILFSVKPHPGQINVAKRVQNDLNHHEHPRNSHRLQDRYSIRCAPHVIGVLEDSLPWLRSMIENELNSANDNPIIDGIGEHVLHGGHFYGGHIAMAMDSMKNCVANLADLADRQIATLVDVKMNHGLPSNLSAATAERRFINHGFKAIQIGCSAWTAEALKLTMPASVFSRSTECHNQDKVSMGTIAARDCLRVLELTEQVLAATLLASVQGIRIRMLNGELNKDSLTPAIANMIDDISEFFDLLEEDRPTDKLLRQTVAYIQTQRWSLYD from the coding sequence GTGAGTACAACAGAGCAAGCTAATATCGTCTTTGGTCAAGGTCGATTAACCATAGAAGATATTGTAAGTGTCGTTAAAAACAAAGCTAAAGTTAGCTTAAGTGATGATGCTGAATTTTGTGAAAAAGTGGATAAAGGTGTTGCCTTTTTAGATAAGCTTTTAGAAGAAGAAGGCCATATCTATGGAGTAACCACAGGTTATGGAGACTCCTGTACGGTTGAAGTGCCTATGTCATTGGTGGAAGAGTTGCCAATGCACTTAACTCGTTTTCACGGCTGTGGCTTAGGTAAGTTTTTTACCATAGAGCAAGGTAAGATGATTTTAGCTGCGCGCCTAGCATCTTTATCGCAAGGTTTCTCTGGCGTTAGTTGGGACTTACTTAATCTACTAGTCGAACTAGTCAATCGTGATATTGTTCCGGTTATTCCAGAAGAAGGTTCTGTTGGTGCAAGTGGTGATTTAACGCCACTTTCTTATGTTGCCGGTACCTTACTTGGTGAGCGTGATACTTATTACCAAGGCGAAATCGTTAATGCGGGTGAAGCATTTGAAAAAGAAGGCTTAAAGCCTATTAAGCTTAGACCTAAAGAAGGTTTAGCGATTATGAATGGCACGGCAGTTATGACGGCATTAGCTTGTCAAGCTTACGATCGCGCGCAATATGCATCAAAGTTAATGACCCGAATTACGGCATTATCGAGTTTAGCGCTTAAAGGTAATAGCCATCACTTTGATGATATTTTATTTAGTGTTAAACCACACCCAGGACAAATTAATGTCGCTAAACGGGTGCAAAATGATTTAAACCATCATGAACATCCGCGCAATTCTCATCGCTTGCAAGATAGATACTCTATTCGTTGTGCGCCACATGTTATTGGTGTACTAGAAGACAGCTTACCTTGGCTGCGCAGCATGATTGAAAATGAATTAAACAGCGCCAATGATAATCCAATAATCGACGGTATTGGCGAGCATGTATTACATGGCGGTCACTTCTATGGTGGTCATATTGCTATGGCAATGGACTCGATGAAAAACTGTGTGGCGAACTTGGCCGACCTTGCCGATAGACAAATTGCCACCTTAGTTGATGTTAAAATGAATCACGGCTTACCGTCTAATTTAAGTGCGGCAACTGCTGAGCGTCGTTTTATTAATCATGGTTTTAAAGCAATTCAAATTGGTTGTTCAGCCTGGACAGCTGAAGCATTAAAACTCACTATGCCTGCGAGCGTTTTCTCTCGTTCAACTGAGTGTCATAACCAAGATAAAGTCAGCATGGGTACGATTGCGGCTCGTGATTGTTTACGCGTACTTGAGCTAACTGAGCAAGTACTGGCAGCAACCTTATTAGCGTCAGTGCAGGGTATTCGTATTCGTATGCTAAATGGCGAGTTAAATAAAGACTCGTTAACACCAGCTATTGCCAATATGATAGATGATATTAGCGAGTTTTTTGATTTGCTTGAAGAAGATAGACCAACAGACAAGCTATTAAGACAAACGGTTGCTTATATTCAAACACAACGTTGGTCTTTATATGACTAA
- a CDS encoding acyl-CoA thioesterase: MTKPAESFDIKPSKMAKKALISAFVDIKVPFYDVDSMRVVWHGHYVKYIEDARCELLDKLGYNYLAMEESGYIWPIVDMRLKYVASAKFGNTVRVFAHLLEYESRMKIEYEVYDLESSVILNKAHTVQVAVNIANEEMQFESPSVFVDKVTKQLG, translated from the coding sequence ATGACTAAACCTGCTGAGTCGTTTGACATTAAGCCAAGTAAAATGGCAAAAAAAGCTTTGATATCAGCGTTTGTTGATATCAAAGTGCCGTTTTACGATGTCGATTCTATGCGCGTTGTTTGGCATGGTCATTATGTTAAATATATTGAAGATGCACGCTGTGAATTGCTGGATAAGTTAGGTTATAACTATTTAGCTATGGAAGAGTCTGGCTATATTTGGCCTATTGTTGATATGCGCTTAAAGTATGTTGCTTCTGCGAAGTTTGGCAATACGGTACGTGTTTTTGCTCATTTGCTTGAGTATGAATCGCGCATGAAAATTGAATATGAAGTGTATGATCTTGAATCTAGCGTGATACTTAATAAAGCGCATACCGTACAAGTGGCTGTTAATATTGCTAATGAAGAAATGCAATTTGAAAGTCCTAGTGTATTTGTTGATAAAGTGACTAAACAGCTTGGTTAA